The stretch of DNA GAGCTGAGCAACGCGAAAGCCTCCCAGGCTCGGGCAATGGGATTGTTGTCTGAGAGCCAGAGAAGaattcaagagcttgaggatgAATTACAGAGAGAAAAGTTGTCCGAAAATAAGATTAGCAGAGACCATGATGGAGGTTGCGGTCACGAGGATGTAGAATCCATGAAAGAAACCATTGAAAATCTGAGGTTTGAGCTTCAACTGGCGAAAGAAAATCTGGCTCGTGTCCACGGGGGCGACAAAATTGCTCTCTCAAAGGCTCAGAGCCCGGTTGATGAGGTGAACTCGCTTAAAAGCGAGCTGAAATCAGCAATTGAGGCAGAGGAGACGAGCAAGAAGGCCATGGACGACCTGGCATTAGCCCTCAAAGAAGTCGCGACAGAAGCCAACACAGTGAAGGAGAAGCTCGCTACAACCGAGACTGAGCTCGAGCACGTGAAGCAGGAGGCGGCAGAGTTGAAGGGCATGGTGAGGAGCATTGAGGAAGGCTAcgaaaagaaattggaagaagcgaagaaagaaaatgagcgGAACCAACATACTATCCAGAGACTGACATTAGAGACCGAAGAGTCCCTCTTGGCATGGAATGCGAAAGAGATGGGCTTTGTCGAATGCATCAAAAAAGCTGATGAAGAGAAGGCACATGTCCAACAGGAGAACGCCAGGCTGATTGAGTCCCAGAAAGCGGCCGAAAACGCAACCAGGACATCAAGGGAAGAGAATTTCAAGCTGAGGGACATACTCAAGCAGGCCTTAAACGAAGCCAACGTCGCAAAAGAAGCAGCCGCCATTGCCAGGGCCGAGAATTCCCAACTCAAGGACTCCCTGGTTGAGAAAGACGAAGCCTTAGACTTCATCATTCAGGAAAATGAACGGCTTCGAATCAATGAAGCAGCAGCTCACGAGAGCATCAAGGGGCTGAAGCGATTCCTCTCTGCATCGGCGACCAAGCCAGAAACAGAGCAAGGAAGCATATTCAGGTTCACAAAATCAATGGCGATGCATCATAAAGATGGGAGGAAATTGAACAAGGCCTTCAGTTTCAATCTGAGTGAGCTTAAAGCTGCAAACAGGCATGATCAAGATGCGGCTGTGGAAGCTGTGGAAGAAGACCCAGAGAAGGCCGAGGCGCTGAAAGGCTCCATCTTTGACACTGTGGAGTCGCCCAAGTCGGAGCCGAATACGCCTATGCACAGAGGAGAGGAATCAGAGTGCacagaagagaagaaagggGTGAATGTAGAAGAGGCAGATCATCAAAGTGCGGAAGTGTCCCATTTCTCTGATGCAGAGAGTGAGAGGAGTTCACAGAGGAATAGGAGGCCATTGTTGCGGAGATTCGGAGATCTTATAAGGAGAAAAACCTCGTACAGAAAGGAACAAGTTGTCGAGTAAATATTCTGTATCATTTTGTAGTTTGATTTTGCCATCCTTTTGGTTTGTGAAATTATGGATTAATTAACAGTGTGAATTTGAAGCAGCAGCTTTTAGTAAAAAGATCAAGATGGCTTTGTGATTGATGCATTTCAAGGTGATGCCACGGTGGCGACCTTAATATGTTCATTCTTCGTCTGGTAAAACAGGGAGTTTTGGGCACCAATGattctttctttatatattcaaaatgtttatatttatgGGTACAGGTTAATATTGCAAGATGTAAATTGGATGGAATTGGTTTGAAGATTGAACCGGATCAAATCAAGACAAGAATGAAAAACCAAATCCAATGGGGAAACCAGTTTCAGGCTAGATAGGATAATTTGGAGTGGAGGGGTTATCGTCTTTGTGCGACCCTTCTATTTGTGCTCTcgattatccaaaaaaaaataaatttcaaattggATCTTTGGTTATTATGTAGAAGAGAAATTGAACTTACAACCTATTAAATTATACCGACGTATCGCTCGCTCAGTCTTTTGCCATTCAACCTATGTTTTAAGTGCTGAAGgagattttatttataaaaagatttGTTTCTGTATAACTTTTTGGTAAACATTAGTCTATTCACCTAAGAGATGATGATGTAATTAGAGTATTTAGATTGTGCTCAAAATAAGTGATAcgacttaataattaatatgtcTGAGCGAGAATCACGAGGAAAATGCAGaagaataaaatcaatttttaccttagaaaaaaaaaaaaaaagaacagagaGAAAAGAACACTATATACCTATGCAATACAAAAGAGAAAATTGTCCGTTGTTGTTTGATACTGTGCAAAACTCTCATCTTTAGGGCCGAGGCCGTATACTTAATGGGCCTAATCCTTGAgcctaattaatttatttttaatttcagtaATTCAAAAAACAATTTCGAGGAAGCAAGTGGTAATACCTTGTTTGGAACAAAAAAGTGGCCTGTGGGCCCCACCTGGGATTagttaatctaatctaatctagcCTACGTGGGATAAAAGTAAAACATTTGCCATTCTCGGACAACTTTACCCCTTCATATATAAATCattttcccttctctctctccaccaAAATCTGCAActgtattgtattgtattgtatcGACCTCTCTTTGGGATGCCCTTTTTGCGAGGGTTTTTATTCTTCGGTCTCATAATTTTTtacaaagaaagtaaatttaactttgatttataATAACTgtataagaaataaatttaaatttgagaatTCAAATCACTCACCACCCTCTGCTAACCACTAAGACAATCGACAATCTTAGGTGGTGTATCGCCCTCTCTTCTTTGACGGATCTTCTTCGTCTCCTATTCTTCCTCTTCCACCGCCAACATCCGCCACCATTTCTGTTCTTCTTCCATTGGACACCCCACCACCGTTCTCTCACCTTCGCCGCCATTGCTTTTGATTATTTctaaaaagtatatattttttggtttgaaattaGCTTTTAATAAATGATACATAAGCAACTTCCTTGGTCATTTGTCACTTCGTCTCTCGGAATATTCCATTcacatttttacataataaatatcaaaatagttaTTACTTAagataatatctcaaaataacaataatatttaatatttaattctaataatatttactttcatcattatttttacCACATAACTATTTTAGTCGAGAATCGAAGGACCCGTGGCAAAACACTAAATGCCACCTCCACCTCCAAGGTTTTAAAATtgagtaataataataataggcacgttttgaagaaaaataaggatAGTAATAAGGATATTGGGAGACCAcgcattttgaaaataaaaattaaaattggacACCATCACCCACAAATACAAATTCACAATGCCTTTAGTGGATTTTCATTGAAGTTAAAATGGAAGCTCAATCCTATGTTTccgaaaattaatttattcattattttaacttaaaataaaaaaaaaatacgacTGTTGCTTGCCTTGCTAAAGTTTTGGAAAGgttaaacttaattaaaaaaagaaaatttgcgGGTTCaaataaactttaaataaaTGAAGTTTTAACTCTTTGCATAAAAAACACCCTGGGTTTGTTGTATCTAATCTAGCGGTGGCCTCCAGCCCTCCAGCTCCACCATGTTGGGGGTTTTGTATCGTTGCTCAACCCGAGAGCCCCATTGCCAGACAGTTGAACCAACTGAACCATCGATATTCCATTTGCTGACCGATAGAGCCTCCAACGTGTCGCAGGTTAACGTGTAGTCGACGCCAACCACCGGACAGTTCATGGAACTTAAGTTGGAGTGCAGTCATCCCAAATGTAAATTAGAAAGGCATAGATCGGGTCCCCACCCTACCATCATCGCAACACGGGGTCCAACATGAGGTTCAACTTCTCTCAGACTGCCTTTCACAGTTCAAAGTTCACGCACCAAGCTGCCAACAGAGGGCTATAAAGGCTCGCACTTCACCGAAAGGGCTTGCATTAGGTTAAATATACTAATTTTGTTATCCGCCCTATTCTGTATGGTCACGTGATAACATTAAAATAAGTGGGCTACTTTCTACTGCCCAAACCATATTCCATGTAGAGAGAAAATCCGAGACATGAGAAAGGACAGAAAACAAATGAAGAATAATAAACATGTTTCCTAACCTTGATTTCTTCAACAAACACATTTCAGAAACTCAAACGAGCCATGAAATGCTTGCAATATTTACCAGCAAACATATTAAGCATTTCCATATGGAGCATGAAACCAAAGAGGTCATCAAGAGAGATAACTAGAAAAGATAGATTTGCTACAAGCTCCATGCAACATAATTGTAATCATTTTCAAGAGGGTAGGCACTGAAAGGCAAAGGCAAAGCAAAATCAAGTCACAATCTAACAAAGACGACTAAACTATAAATCCAGGGAACTCAACAATCAAATCAGCCTCCTGGATTGAAAAGCAAACTAGTAGATCGCATACCAAATTTCCTTTCTTAAAGGCAGAAATTTCACTGCTCGTTTTCAGGCTTGGGAGCTTCTTTGATCTCCTCAACAGTGTCATCCTGAATTCAAACAATAAATCTATTCAACAAATATGATCCAGGTGGAAATCAAAACAGTGCACTCAACGAAAAGGAGAACGAGCGATCAAGACCTGCATGTCTGAAGTCCACAAAGTGAGGTTATCACGAAGAAGCTGCATTATCAAGGTGCTATCTTTGTAAGACTCCTCTCCTAGGGTATCAAGTTCCGCAATTGCTTCATCGAAAgccttatttttcaaaaaaaaaaaaaattattaaacacggGTCACCAATGTATATGACTCTGAAACAGAACAGTcagtctataaataaaaattcataaataaaataataattagacaaagttatttatatattaaacttGCGGTAGCAcacaaatctcaaaatttgaaccAGAAGGGCACTATTGATATTGCCAAGATGGGAAAAACAATCTCTAAACGGTACAAATATACTGCATGAAAAAACCTCAGGAATCAGATATTTCTTCAATCAAcataataaaactatttttcacCTGTTTTGCAAGATTACAGGCACGATCAGGAGAACTCAAAATCTCATAGTAGAACACTGAGAAGTTGAGTGCCAGTCCTAGCCGAATTGGATGTGTTGGAGAAAGTTCTGTATTTGCAATATCCTGTGTAAATTAATATCATGTGCATTAGTTGACATGAAGCCTACACTGCATCAAAACAGAACAACAGTCAACACAAAATTCAACTCAATAAGCCTTTCCCTTTGTCTATCCCACTGAGCAAAGGTCGTAGTCTCAATTCAAGTATAGCATATCATGTCCTGGTCTACTATTTGGGTTCAAAGAAGGATTGGGAAATAAAAGAATTGACCACACagtattttctcatttatatagcAACTGATAAATGTCTTACACTACATGGCAGAAACAACATTTATTGAAAATTAGCTCATGCAGCAATAAAATGTGTAATTTCAAGGTTGAACAACTGAGAACTAGCAACCAGGACCCCAGCTCCAAATTCACATTGTAAAAAGTTAATAGCACAACATGCACCTAGTATTTCATTACCACAGAACTGGAAGAAGTATAATCCCTAATCTGAAGACAACGTTCAGTCTATTGGATGAAAGTTGGACATCTTATATAGAGCAACAGGAAATCAAGACCTggatttcctttcttttccttcctcaCGCCCAAAACAGAAATATGGAGTCAAACATGACCTTAGATATATACCAAACTAAAGTACTACCAGGCAGCGTGTAACTGATTGAAATCATAATCGCCAGTAAATTTTCCATTTACAAAATCAGACAAAACAATCCGTTTTAAAAAAAGAGGCTCACGAACAAGAAAGTTTACCAAAATTTCATGGTTGAGCAACAAAAATCAGTATCAAGACATACTATCCCAAATTCACATTGTAAAAGTCGAGGAGATTAACCTCAAATCTGAGGGATTTCGGTCTCAGTATACAgagaagattaaaaatcaagaTCTAGGTTTCCGGTAaccaaacaaagaaagaaactcaaaataacCAGAACCCCAACCCTAGAGAAACTGAAATGAAGACTAACCTGAGCCGCCTTATAAGCGGAAAGCGTATTCTCAGCAGCGTCCTTCTTCTCAGTTCCGGTCTTGAACTCCGCGAGGTAGCGATGGTAATCCCCCTTCATCTTCAAGTAGAAAACCTTGGAGTCACCGGAGGCAGCGGAGCCAATGAGCTTGGAATCGAGTAGCTTGAGAATGCCGTCGCAAATGGAGGACAGCTCGGACTCGATCTTGGATCTGTACTGGCGGATGGTGGAGACGTGGTCGTCGTTCCCGCGGCTCTCCTCCTTCTGCTCGATGGAGGAGATGATGCGCCAGGAGGCGCGGCGAGCGCCGATGACGTTCTTGTAGGCGACGGAGAGTAGGTTGCGCTCCTCGATGGAGAGCTCGTCGCCGTCGACGGCGGCGACGACCTTCTCCATGAACTCGACCATCTCTTCGTAGCGCTCGGCCTGCTCGGCCAGCTTCGCCAAGTACACGTTCTCCTCGCGGGCGGAGGGCGTGGGGGATGCGGTGGCCGCCATTGATGTTCCCTAGCGAGGCGGATCTGAAAATGCAAGGAGAGGAGCGGTTTCTTTCTCAAGCGTCAATTTCTTTCAGTTTAGGGCCTTTTGGCTTTTTAGAcctctgagagagagagagagagagagagaggcgttCAAAGCAAGTCGGGAAAATGTGGCGACCCAAACGAGGCTACTGGGCCCCCCCAAACCCGCCCCACTTGTTTTATATTCTAATTTCTGGCGTTGTGTGGGGGTTCAGCCTTAATACATTTGACGCCCCCAACCTGTtttttctgctttctctttcctacATTTGGTTTTATCATGATTGCTATTTgaagctttttctttttccttaaaaaataaataaaaggtaaTTACACTTTGATCCTAGGACTCATCTACAGTAGAGAACAAACATGTCAATACCATATTTGCCAGGGCTTACCAAAACCATGGGCGCCTGCCTGAGCATAAAAGGTCAAAATACTATGGGCCTAGCTGCTAGATGTCATAGTTAcgaaaataaattacattattttttcctaaaatttgacataaaaaactatatttatttatatactaGTGTGTGAGAGCCCGAATCAGAGCTCTTtcactcttttttttaattacaaattaattttaactgaattttttattttttattaatgtaacgagtgttattttatttttcacttctgctattaaaataaatttgttaggTCTAAATAAATTCACCCTCCTTTCGTAAATTGTTATgcatgtaaataaatttatttaattgttgctcttttattttttattttttatttttgttattcaaAGGAAATGgtaagatttaaataaatttgttaatctAAATAAATTCATTCCATGCgtgtctttcatttttctttatttttgtcactaaaaagaaattgtaagatttaaataatttcaatcaaaattgtaaaatattttaatgaaaataaagtcatttatgagtactaattttatattctcattttttttttgttgttggaaGGAATTAAAGTCATTTATAAACAACTTTTCCCATTTTATGCAATATATTAaagtagcgtttgttaaaataagcaagATAAAAGAATATCAAGATAAGGTCGGAATGATTTCTGgaccaagatatgaaataatcaagataaagttggaaagcatttcaatatttttatcaaactgtttgtttaattttttaaaatacactacAGGACACAaacgtcatttttttcttatctataaagactaagatatgcttatcttgaggagagaagagataaacatatcttgaaaaatcaagataagaaatcatgtaacttctttttcaatgattacttgataagtttaacaaacacattgaaaaaactaaatatcCATAATGCTTTTCATATCTGACCCTTTTCCCCtcttatcttggttaacaaacaccccttagggatataaaaataaagttaaacaaaaattgtgataattgtgactcaaaattataattcatcCGTGATTGTGTTTTCTAATTTAACTATAATTatgacttcaaatttgactgtgattatgatgttataaaattcaattttgattgATATTTATCTCATTTGAAAGAATATCCTCATGAATCATTTTCTGATCAGGATATAATTTTCTATgtacatctatagatgattttatCACTTTAAAATATGTGACATTATCACTTTTGTACCAACAATTAtttgcttagtgatatttttgttctttctgtctatgatttttcccaatttgagtttttcaagTAAACTTATGTGTTCGTGtgtggttgattggtttgattatggtttgttATTAACCCAATTTTGTAACAAAGTTGAATCAAAGCTGTTGAATCAAACTATCAACCGTTTATAAATCTCAATTGTTGGATTTGATTTttagcatcatcatcttctttttcaattGGTTGCCCAGCACTGTTACAGGGTCGTTGCCGTTCAGCCGCCGCCACCATCAACAATCACTATCGTCTACATCATTAGTAATCACTGCCCCGTACGCTTCCATCAACCATCTCTATTGCTAGGTTGACTGCCAACCATCAAACTTGTCATCACGACCCCTTGCTTGGTTATCATCGGCCGTTTGCCCCCTTGCTTGGTCggtcttcttcttcgttttcaCAACCGTCTATTAGCACCTCTAGCCCCCACCACCGACAGTAGTCATCCCCCTTTGTTGCCTCGCCATCAACGCTTTTACCCAAGTGGACATCCATCGCCGACCATTGAAGCCTACTACATTGTAACTGCCAATGACTTCCCCTTACGTCGCAACCACTGGACTTCCGCCTTGTTGTCTAACCACCGTGCTAGCCACCGTCGTTCCAGCTTTTTTGTTGTGGCCCACCCCTACCTCTTGTCAACCAATGAAGCACTATTCTAAGCTTCTTAGTTTCAGCTCACCTAGATCTCAACCCAGATCTGGTTCAACTAGCTAGATCCAAGACCTATTTTAGATTTAGTTAGCCCAAAGTTGACCGATTAGGCTAAATTTGACCTGTTAGATCCGCTAAACAGAtctagttcaatttttttactaGATTTGCCTCAAATTCAGtatttttgatcaatttttttagttgggtttcttatttaaattatttgatattatttaggACTATTTAATGGCTTGATTGAAGTACGATATTCCTCTATTAGATCGGAATATCAAATTTTTGCTATGGCAGGTTAAGATGCTTGCAATTTTGGCACAAATAGATTTAGACGATACATTTTTGGGCtttaaaaaaatgacaaaatcaTGGAGTActgaagaaaaataacataagGATTATAAGGCCATGTCTTAGATACATCTacattaatcaaatcaaaatttgcatgatgttttgaaagaaaaatcgTTGTCATTCTATGGTTGAAACTGAAATACCCGTGTATGACGAAGAGTTTAACTAGTAAATTACATCTAAAGCAAAGGTTGTATTCTCATCGAATGGTTGAAGGTACATTTATTGAAAGCcatttaatagtttttaaagaaattgtttatgatttaaaaaGTATGGAGattaagtatgatgatgaggatttaGGTatgattttgttatgttttttattGGTCTTgtattcaacttttagagacaCCATACTTTATAGTCGG from Diospyros lotus cultivar Yz01 chromosome 6, ASM1463336v1, whole genome shotgun sequence encodes:
- the LOC127804360 gene encoding putative WEB family protein At1g65010, chloroplastic — encoded protein: MVRTTRRRWNGIKVQTFIFSLSDLSFSFSFTFSFTLYCRSQPQQQLPAFKLDREGVYIARDFSNMLRSKSRSASFDLGRKNHASVLSRTISASKFCRGDPVISQIHKNALKPIEPNPSMLADLSQKQVVGISTMQGHSHSDQNGEELKISKEKLAAMQEERGRLLNELRETKMVAQEANTKLSEALSSQQAAGANAEFDAVKESLSNSTRELKMKKENIESLKLELDKAKEIELRLKERDASCHRLEEELSNAKASQARAMGLLSESQRRIQELEDELQREKLSENKISRDHDGGCGHEDVESMKETIENLRFELQLAKENLARVHGGDKIALSKAQSPVDEVNSLKSELKSAIEAEETSKKAMDDLALALKEVATEANTVKEKLATTETELEHVKQEAAELKGMVRSIEEGYEKKLEEAKKENERNQHTIQRLTLETEESLLAWNAKEMGFVECIKKADEEKAHVQQENARLIESQKAAENATRTSREENFKLRDILKQALNEANVAKEAAAIARAENSQLKDSLVEKDEALDFIIQENERLRINEAAAHESIKGLKRFLSASATKPETEQGSIFRFTKSMAMHHKDGRKLNKAFSFNLSELKAANRHDQDAAVEAVEEDPEKAEALKGSIFDTVESPKSEPNTPMHRGEESECTEEKKGVNVEEADHQSAEVSHFSDAESERSSQRNRRPLLRRFGDLIRRKTSYRKEQVVE
- the LOC127804753 gene encoding 14-3-3-like protein is translated as MAATASPTPSAREENVYLAKLAEQAERYEEMVEFMEKVVAAVDGDELSIEERNLLSVAYKNVIGARRASWRIISSIEQKEESRGNDDHVSTIRQYRSKIESELSSICDGILKLLDSKLIGSAASGDSKVFYLKMKGDYHRYLAEFKTGTEKKDAAENTLSAYKAAQDIANTELSPTHPIRLGLALNFSVFYYEILSSPDRACNLAKQAFDEAIAELDTLGEESYKDSTLIMQLLRDNLTLWTSDMQDDTVEEIKEAPKPENEQ